In Haliotis asinina isolate JCU_RB_2024 chromosome 15, JCU_Hal_asi_v2, whole genome shotgun sequence, the sequence CCAAAAGTCTGATTGTCATGGATAACGTTCCATATCATGGCGTTCAAGTACCTAATACAAAGGCCCCAACATCTAACAGTAAGAAGGGGGACAGGATAGAATGgttgcaaaacaaagcaatatcgtatccagaaaaaacaaccaaacctgttctgtatgacatcataaagtaAAAATAACAAACCTGTATTTAAGGTTGATGAGTAccttacagaacatggtcattcagttttgtGATTGCCACCCTGTCATTGCGATTTAAACACAATAGAACTCATTTGGGGTATCAGGAAATCGGATGTtggcaggcaaaatgtaacattcaaacttcgggatgtacagacgattgttcaacagtcaatagacaccatcaAACAGGAAACATAGCAATAGTGCGTTGAGAAAGTTGAGAAAGAAATAGAAAGACATCATTGGGAACAAAGTGGACCGGACCATGTCACCATCAAGCCAGTCGTCATCAGGGTTGACTCTGACGACAGCGACACCGATTCGGACAACTTCTGGAAGTGGCAACACTGACGCCCATTGaacatctcaagtggtaaccacataacggcttttgagatgacccaaTCTTCACAACACACGTTTGTTGATTAGCAGCACTGGCTCGCCAGTATATTACTCGCCAGTATATTACTCCCGGCAATCCATGTACAGAGAGAGactaaaaataaaatcatgtgCATGTATCTCACTTTTAGTGTTTATCAAATTTACAACTTTATGCGGGGCATTATAGGGGACCCGAGGTCTAATATTGCATAGTTGGCTGAAGAATTTACCACAGCGTAGGACACGTCTGATTTTCAAATTCAGTGAGCCAGTTAGGTGAGGGGAAGCCCTGACTGAAGTCATGCTTGCTTGACCACGAAATAAGCATCTGCATCGAAATGTGACATCACCTGCACTACAAAGTTGTTCATCCAAAAAGGTTGCCCTCGACTGAATCTCCAGCTTCTAAAGCTCAGTTACGCACAAGATGTGATTTCATGCGAAACCGGTTATAACATAGTAGGTCACAGTAATGGTCTGGCATTCATGAAACTGTGGAGTGAGGGAAAGTTTCTGATACTGAGTTAATTACATCTTCTCTGGAACGGTGAGTAGGCTCTGGGAAGATATGGATTCATTTACAGCATTGTATGACTAAAATACACATAGTGCTTGAGTGTATGTCCAGTCAGTCTTCTGTGAAGACAACGAACTACCTGGGAAGACATCCCTGTGAACCATCTGTGAAGTTCATTCGCATTAAGGTCAGGGGTTATGTGGACTGGAGTGATGGAGAGCTTCTGATATTGGGTTTATTGTATCTTCTCTTGCACGGTGAGTAGATGTTGAGAAAATATGGATTCATTAACAGTGTTATATGACTAAAATACATATAGTGCTTGAATGTACGTCCAGTCTTCTGTGAAGACAACGAACCACCTGTGAAGTTAGTACAGAACTATGCGTTCATTCGCATTGGGGTAGGGGGAAATATGGACTGAATTACTTTCGGAAATagaacaaaaatgtttttatttttccttttttctcatttatatctTCAGTTTATGTAgttaatatgtgaaagtgtgaaatatctgttgaaCAAGATTCGGCCTAAGTACAGTCTGAGtggagattagtgcagaaactGAGCAATGACTTTTTGTTTTGAGTCCAAGGTGACGTATTTGGGAGAGACCATGACTGTATGTAAATTAGTCTACAATGATAGTGTATTTCAAATGACTCTTTGTACTTGCCCATACTAAAATTAAccttagcttcattataaacgatagctGACTCAAAAAATAATACCTTTAATggtgaaactattaaggatgtagcaACCAAGGAGTGTCACTATCACTATAAAAGGAAAGAGGTAGGAGGAGCCGTCTCAAACAGTGTGTCACAGACAGTCGGGCTGAGGTCGGGCTGGTCGGACTGAAATAATATATCCTTTAGGGAATTAAACTGGGGAAGCATCTTATGACAATGTACCAATAATATCCAGTCCTGCCGAGCATCCGGTAGTCATgccgcacgcacgcacgcacgcacgcacgcacgcacgcacgcacgcacgcacgcacgcatacaaAAAGATGCGTAACGTCTTAATCAACAGACGAGACATAATCAAAACACACGGAAAGGAATATAACATCTTTAGGATGACCCCATGTGACAGCACGTCTGcagcacgtgcatttcatgccaggtgagccGACGGTGCGTCGgcatacctggctgagcgacctAATTGCCATCTATTGTATAATGCCCAGTTAAGCAGAAGTTGGTTATTTAGACATATCCTATATCCTAGACATGCAGTTAGGGTTTTAGGGTAACAGAGGTGCAGCCAAAAAAcactgttttttttctatttgtgACATTACTTTAGTTAATGGAGAGTTGGTTCACAGTCGCCTCTCGTGTCAGGATGCTATCAGCATAACTTACATCCAAGACTCGCCGTAAGCATGGGCTTATATGTTCCGTCACCATAAATGTCTTTTATTTTCTTACTGGTAGCAGTTTGCGGCCCCTTACACTTAACTAATGAACGTGTATATATGCCGAATCACCAAATGACATTAACCGGACATCAGGAGATGGTGCCTGTCCGACCCTGCGTCCATATTGGCATATGGAATTGAATATGTTGTATTCTTTGAGGTTAGGCTTTACGTTCTCAGCTCATGCAGTGTTTTCCGCGACGGACAAATGAGAACGGACGTAGACAATATctactcatggaaacaattaAGGGAACACGCGAGTACAATGGTTCCCTTGTTTATTTCCAGAGTTCCATCCACAGTGCAATGCATactttgtgaagaaacctggaaaatacACGTGTactttcatgcgttcccttatttaatttgtttccatgagtatatataagGACCCACGGCAATATTCATTGAACCTGCAACGAATCAAGAGCCACTGTCATTTCACACATCAGTCAAGACAAATGTCCATGTGAACTCTACCCTCTCTAAAGCAATCTGGACTCCCACGTGAGTACGTCAAGGTGGCACTCTGCCACAGTTATAACAAGAAGAAAAGTCAAGTCACTAGCATCAGGGTCAGCTATGTCTGGCGGTTTCATCAACATTCAGTGCCGAATTATGGCTCTTCAACACCCCGAAAGTATATCATTCTCTTATATACACAATCCACGTTACACAGATGTGAATGAGTGGATACGGTCGACAGGGAAACTAGCACATAATTGAGACGAAtaatacaaaaacaaagaaGACGGTGAGTTCAAACTTCTTCAGTTGGTTACGCAAGACATGACGAAAAGTATACAAGACATAAATGAGGTGAACAGATCCTTCTCCATACTACTTCATACCAAATCAAGGCATCGGCTGCGTAAATTAACTCATACTTTACAATGTCTCCATTACATTTATAGTATATTTTTACATTAACACGTTTGCAACCAGATTAATAAACAGATAGTGACAATCTCAAGGAAACTCAGTTTTGTTGCATCTAAATTAACTTTTGAGTTTTCATTACACGGCAGGGAAAACCTTACAATTTAATCCTTCAGCGGACGATTTTTCCCGGACACCAAACGCGTCAAGCTGGTGTCCCTCAAGGGTCAGCCCTCTGCCCTTTCTTAATGATATTGCCGACGATTTAGACTCCTTGACAAGATTATTTGTTGATGATTCGTCTATTGGTTTATCTCATCATGATAGTCTCTTTCTTGAAGGAGAATTGAATTTAGACTTGGAAAGGCTGCGCGCTTGGGCTAGGCGGTGATTTGCAGCAATCCTGGTAAAACTGAGGCAATTATTTTCTCCCTGCATAAGAATGTTGATGCACTTAAATTCAACTTTAACGGGGTTCGTGTCAAAACACgaatcataaatatttgggtatAACATTTTGTAAATGGTCTGtccatttgaaaatattgtaaaaCCAACTTCAAAATGATATCTTCTGTACGTAAACTCAGTTTTTGTTGGTGTTCCAACATGTCCTCGACGAGATACCTTTCATTTCAAAGTTTCAGCGTTTGTATGGTCAAAGTGCCAAGTTCTAGTAGACTAAATATATAGACAATGACTAAGTCACACACTCCTCCAAACTTGATGCTACCTTTCAAAGTACTGGATATTGGTATTGTTTGAATAGGGATTGTGCCATTGCCGTAGTTGCCTGGGGGTAGTTGCTTCAAAGAGGAAGGAAGACACGGGGTAATAAATAACGAGAAACGAATTTTAGTTCTCTTCCATACGTTTTATTAAATCAGGATCAATAGTTGAGAAATATGTCAAGCTGGAAAGAAAACTTGTCCGACTATAAATCCCAAACCCGTACCATAACGTATAGAATTAAGATTTTCATCCCATGACGAACTCTTGAACTGGTGACATTGTCTCTCAAAATTCGGAATAATCATTCGTGACAGAAATAGTACAAAAGCATCGCTGCAATCTGCACTCAGTTCAACTACTACACAGTAGCCGCTGTAAATGTTCCAGCCAGGATCAGGCAAAGCAATGGTCGACAAAATGAGCAGCTACCACTAAAATGGAGTGTCAGTATGACCCCATAATGGGATACTTTTCAATATGATATACACGATCAGAaaatagatatagatagatataggtgtaggatatttatatagcgtacATATCCACGCaaagtgcatgctcaaggtgctggtattttcccgtcgatcactggatgtcaatctcaacagcacatcgtatttcaatctcaactccctggggagtatacaactcttgctgccaccaggggcaccgagtttattgtggctctctcattctaacgaggtacccagttgtatgcacgtgttcatgtggccaccatctggtcatataccaacggattcgtgggttcttttacgTGCACAGGGTTGTTTACTCTAAACTAGGAGTTGTGACAACattgaaagagtctgcacacaaagttgactccaaggtttttgcACCCGGTCACAGgcgggctcgatcccgaaacctcaacctcgctgggtcACTAGCCAGTTTTACCAAGCTCGCCCACCATGTCCTCTGTGGGCTTGCCCGCTTGTATGATATAGTAGCTTGAAACGTTCACAACCAGTAAATGTGCAGTAAATGACTCAGTGTGTCTAGCTTGTCAGTATATGCCGGTTGGTAAGTAGTTGACTCTGAAGTATATTGTGCAGATATCTTGTCTTGCCATCATGTCTTCATCCGCCCAATGTTTCAGAAAGTGACGTCATGTTTGGTGTGTGGCCGACcctcctcatcctcatcctcatgaTAATGCTGCTGATGGGACTAGTGACACTGGGTCACGTGGTTACTGCCAGACATCCACGCTGCCATCTGTGTACTCTCATCCCCATCTCCACTGTCTGCGTCGTGGGCATCATCCACGTTTTACATTACGTCGCTCTCCTCACTCTGGCATCAAATGATCCCGATGCGGAAGTGTTGAAGGCAAGGCTACAGTGGGACTACACTTCCATCGACATAGTCGTCCTCGCGTTCCTTTGGAGATTCTGTGCCATGTCGAGCCTGACCACAGTTCAAACAATGAAAGcgtttgtgtattttgtattgGCAGCTGTGGGAAGGGTCACGATGAAGTCGATATTTCCCCAAAATCAGTTGCTGGGTGTGGTCCTGCAACAACACCACAATGGGTTGTTTAAATACCCGCTAATGAAGACATTCTTGTGTGGCCTGTCCTTGGAGTACTTCCTGTTCTACCTGCCTGCGTTCATCACCATGTGCATGTTCTACTACAAAAGGCCAGCCCAGAACACAAAGAATGGTAAGATGTTGCTGAATTTGCCCAAtttcacaatccctgaaccgtATTATTTTCCATTCCACCAAGCCCTTTCTGCCATACTAAAGCAAGCCTACATTTCCTTCATGTTTTCACATATCACTTTGGGTAAAGTCCATTTTTTGTTTCTTGGAATATGGTATATATCCAACACTTATTGATCATTTCATTTGTTATTGGGAGGTTTGAAAGCGATTGATCTTtggtgaaaacatgtttaatacCATTCTATTATATAAACCTTTCAGATATCTTCGCTGGGCAGCCTTTAAGTCCCGTTTTTAGTTGACAGTTATATGAAATCAATTTAGAGGTGGTACATGTTGATGCCACTTTAATGCATATAGTAGCTTTAGCTCTTGATGTTAACCTGCTCATATTATTTGCAGCACgataatttttcaaaatatttcattatcagAAGACCCGAGTACTGTTCCTGAAATGAAGTTCCATCAAGATATGTGCAACAATTGTGAGACAATGTCTCCGTTTCTGGACATAATGGCGGCATGCATGGCACTGATCCTGCTGCTGGAACGACCGCTCTACATCCTGTCTTCCTACCTTGTCCATGGCATTCCTACTGACCTGAATACCACGTACTGTCTGTTCCTATGCTATGTCCTTGTGTGCTGGAGGACAACTCTCAGGACCTGCTTAACCTGTACGAACTAACGCCTTGAAAgggattaaggaagcaaaataATTTTAGTAACTTCAACGAATGAAATTTTACTTGAACAAAGATGAAGCAGTTTCTCAGAACCACAACCTTAGTATGATTAACATTTATGGTCATAtacatgaaacatgtttgtaatTTTTAATGATCCAGTTTACCTCTGTAAAATCGAGATTTGTCTAACCAAATCATTCCCACTAATAATTTGGGTCTTCTGCAGCTGGTCTCATATTTTCATGGCCGTATATCTTATTGATCAAGGACTCCAAGCCACGCCAAATTGTGTTTTTCATTGATACATGTAGGCATCTGAGTAGCCATTGTGACAACGGTGCTCCAACACGTTTCCTGTCTATGGTCTACAGGTATTATGCTAGACAGGAGTGCTAGGGTGTGGCTGACCAAAATTTGGTTCTTCATGGTCCAAAATGTCCAGCCAGTGGGCATGTATATTAAATGGTACTTCACGTTTTCTCACATGTACATATGGGAGTCTTCCATCAATGTAATAAAGGCCAATTCAATGTCTACAATATTGGCTTAATCACAGTGACATGTAATtgtgatttgaaataaaatatattgtacATATCAAGCTTGATTAACCTTGCAAAATTGAACATTGCTGTTGTGGCATTAAACTGTTTGTCCAAGCCTTTCATCTGACTGAGGAATGCAACATTGTTGTGGCATTAAACTGTTTGTCCAAGCCTTTCATCTGACTGAGGAATGCAACATTGGTGTAACGGCCTTTGATGAGACTCCATTAAACACTTCAATTAAGGTGTCCAGATTAGAACATGGATGCTTTGGTCTGTGACATATTTTAATGGCTACTCTTAAGGTATTGATGATTCTCTAAATGTTAAATCTATGGAGAATCAATTAATTaaagaaacagaaaacacaCCACACTAAAAGTTCAACAATAGTTCACTACAAACATTACATGCATGAAGTGTTTGTTGGAAACGTCAATTCATTTACCACTACATACCTTGCTCTCCatccaaacaaaacacaaccaaaTCAACATTAGGAAATAATACTTGTTTATTTGCACCTCAGTTATTAGTTACTTAACATCACACTGCATCTGATCCATGATCAACCTTTACCGGTATGTGCATCAATCCAAGTATATATACAgttgtatatatgtacaatCTAGTCTGTTTCTGGTTTACAGGTGAACAGTGCAACACTGGACTGTATTCTAAGACATAGAACTGTTCACATGTATGGCCAATATGCAACATGGATGTGGCCTGCATAGTTAATCCTGTACACCTGGCTACACAATAGTGTATCCTTCACAAATGCCTGCTAATCCGCATGAATGAAACAAATGCCATTTCACTATACATAGcaattcaaatgttttggcaatGACTGTCATTTCAACAGGGTGTTAGTTTAACTATGGCCTGAAGACAAATTAGGAATATCATGATGGGTGATATAACAAGCTCTCCTGGATAATTATTGCTGCCACAAAGAGTAGCATGTGCAATTTCTAATTTCACCTGCATATGAAAAGCatagaaaaataaatatgcaaTTACTTACTGTGAGATCCACAACTTTGAATGTGAGGAAGACAGGCAGAACACTGCAGCCTATTCCCAATCCTTTAATGCTCTTGGAAATGATTTGCTCATacaattattatattattacttACATCTCTACTGTTTTATTTCCATCATAAATTTATACtggtttcaaaacaaaacatttaacaaGCAGTCCTTAACATAAACAGTCAACTATCGAGTGTTGTCCAGATGAGAGCACAAATTACTTTTCGTAAGCACAGGATGTTGCAGTGTAATTTGTTAGAAACATAGCATACACTCTCATACAATAACATACACGAATCCTATAGGGGAATATTGTAAACCATGTGAAGAGCAGGCTGTGTGTAAAGAGATCAATGTTGAGTCCATATTGATCAGACTTAAAGGTTCAGTTTTGCTTGCCAGTTGAGGGATCACTTATTTGGACACAATTTCCTGTCTCGCGTCATTTTACCAAGACAACTATATATAGATAATTTTACGTATCCACTTTATATGTCATAAAAGCAACAATAATCCATTTTAAAACTGTACGTTTACAATAAATTTAGTTTGTATAGTTGTCAGTTTCCTTCTAATCGATGCATgtttttatatatgtatgtatatatcccGTGTAACCAACTTGTGAATttctttgtctgtctgtcatttTACCAAGTGTTCTTATGCTGAAGGCAGATCATATTAGCTTGACTAGCTCATGTCCAGATCTGCTGGTTAATGGATTTCAGCTGATCACAACAAGAAACTGGTTCATTCGTTTTGCTCAAAGTACTCATCCTGCATATTAACATGGTTGTGAAACCTAGATCTCTATCTATCTGCAGGTTTTCGTGTTGCAGGTAGTACCTTTTCTTACAATGTTATCAGGACAGTCATGCTTGACAGTTCTAGATCCCAGATAAATAGTGCCATTTGAAGACATGATTCGACAAGGGAAATTTGAAGATCGGGTTTGGTGTGCTTGGTCACACATCTGATCATACTGAACTGAATACATCATGGAAACAGAGGAAGGGGTGGGTGTTACTCAAATTGACATTTCCCAATTAATCAACCTGAACGGAACCATTTCCATCAtgcaataatgataataatctaTCTAGCGCCTATCACTCATTACATCAACAACAGCATGGACAAGTCTGCCCCTTAATCTAGGAATGTAGTATATagcaaaacaaacaactacAAGAAGAAGTCTGTAACCACATCAACAGACTTGTAACTCCCTTGTTTCACAATGTATTCAACATGCTGTCAGCAAGATGCACATCAAGCAGGTGTTTGTCTCACATAAATTCAGAATGAGAAAAGTAGcatatgaacattttgaacatgatGTGTTCCATACATGATCCATGAGCCGCCTCGAAACTGAGCAAATGGGGACCATATATTTGTGTAGGTCAACACTGGTCAGTCTTTGGACTCAACATGCTTTGACTATTGAGTATTACTATATGCTCAAGCATTCAGCTACCTCAGCCTGTACACATTGTCATCAATACATCAAAAATCTGGAAATGTGAACATCAATGTTGCAAacagtatcatcatcatcatcatcatcatcatcatcatcatcatgatgtaTTACTTTATCACAACTATGTCTATTTGTCATGTGTAATGAATCATGACAATCTGTACTCATAACTTACATTTAACATTAATATAACTAAGCACATGGCTTATTTCATGACACATAAAGTTGAAAATATCACACCAGTAGTACATATATTGCACTTACACTTTGGGCAAAATAATCAAACTGTCCCTTCTTGATTGTGTTCCTCACAAAAATACTTTCTGTGTAAGCATCTTgatatctcaaataacatttgTATCTAAAATACGTCCATTGGGTCCATGCTATGTACAATTACATCTGTTGCTTCACCAAATAGCTGTACTGAgcaaatattaagtgttttctAACATGCCTTTCAAACTAACAACCACTTTGGTGTTACTGTCATAAATCCACCTTGTGCTTATATCACTTATGTAGAACTCATAGTACAAACTTCTGTATTACAACTTATCATAGACCAGTTTGTTACTGATGTCATTAAGCCTTGATACAGGAGATCTGAAAACAACAGATGCACTGTTGATGCCATAGCAAGAACAAGAAGATCTTTTTAAGTAACATGATAATTTGAACTGACAATCAGCATATAATACATAAATGCTCAATTTGTAAATGCCTTTGTTGTAATTACTGTCTCATGTTCACAATTTCTTTTGAGTGTTGTCTTTCGCCCTAACCATTCAAGACCAATACCATCAATAGTACACACTAATCCTCCACAAAATTCTTTGCTTCCACGTTTCTCTGTTCAGTGGTTTCATATACTGATGTGTACATAACTAGTTTTCATGTGTTCTTTATGAATGCCTTCTGATGACAGGATGCTGTTGTCCATCACATTGTTAACCACCATGTGACATAACCTGCTCCTTCCCCCTTCTACAGGTGTTGCTGAGGGTTGTTCTTCCACCATATCAGTGTTGTAGATAGCTGCAACTGAAGACATGGTGGCTAGGCATAGCAACATATACACACGCTGCTCTGTCAGTAGCAAGTTGTCCAAACTGAATAACACTGAAACCTGTGCCAGAGATATCAACATGTACATCAGATATCAGTTGCATACAGTATGTCATAACAGTTGACCTGGGTCCAGTGACACCAGCCAATGAAAGACGCTCTCCAACACACGTAGGATTGCACACATATTCCTGTCTACTGCCAGCCCATTGACTGAGATCAAGACCTATATATCTTGATGACATCCTTGATCTGCTGCCGACAGATGGGACACAGCCCTCCCTTGTCCTTCCTGACTGCAATTGCACACTCATAACACATACACATGTGTCCACATGTGTACAGGACACAGTTGACCTGCCTTTCATAACATACTGTACATTCACTGGTGTCATCAAACACTGGTTGGTTGTCCCCGTGGCCAGATGTTGGGGATGTTGGCATGGACACTGGGTATGGTGGTGGGGGTGGCACTGCACCGGTTGGGGATGTGGGTGTGGCTTGGGAGGGTACACTAAAGCTGCGCAGCACTGATGGAGGCACTGTGGGTGGGGGAGGGCGTGGTGGTGGGTGGGAGGCAACGTTGGACTGATTGGCTGTGGGGGGTAAAGACACTGTCAGGCCTGGGTAGCTGGATGTTGATCGTGACCGAGGGAGGCGAGGGAGATTCCCTGAAGGATTTGTAGCAcctgaaaatagaaaaaaaacgttTATAAATACATCTATAGTATAAAGCTGACATAGATTTTCACCAATGTTTTAGACCCAGTTGTGACAGGATTGGTAAAACTACTGTTTAACAGCCAATCAACTTCAAATTCTGAGTCATGTGACTCTTGCCAAAACTTTGGCAATGTTTGTCACTTCAGCTAGAATTAAACATGTTAAGCAGGATGTTTACAAAACATCATTAACTTTATTTGCCTGAGAGTATGTGCTGACAAAATTGTTAAAATGGAAAGAAGCATGCAAATccattcataccttttaaacACAACCTTATAAAATATTCGTCCCAATCATATCAAATAAATTCTATTATTGAACCAACATGTGTCAGCTTAGTATAACAAAGTGTCTATACACATCGGACATTGACCTGAATTGACATAAATGCTACAAATGAAATATTGGAGTCAGTTAGTGTAGTTTTAaactgctctcagcaatattccagctatatggtggtggtctgtagaAAATCGTGTCTGGatagacaatctggtgatcaatagcatgagcatcgatctactcaatcTTTATATGATGTGTCAACCTAGCCAgtaagcctgatcacccaatcccgttggtcacctcgtacaagcatgggttactgaacaaatttctaacccggatgttcaaaGGTTCAAATATTGTAATGTCAGTGTATCAGATTACCCTTATCACAGAGTCACTGGGTCCAGACTGGGATTCAAGTCTGTAATTAGCAAACAGACCTCAAACTGTATGCAAGAATCAGTTCCAGAAGCACACAGGAATCAACACATTACTATGTATTACCTTCTGTCAGCAGAACCACATGTTTACCTAAGCATCTTACCTCTTGGGTATCAGAATAAAAAGATTGATAGGTGAAAACAATACCTTGATGGCATACATTATAAGGGGGCAGtagtaaaaacaaatatgatgaCTTTGTACCGTAGGTTTGATTTCTCAGTATACCATATACCTGAATGGGATGTTACCAATCTAAATGAAGAGGAAGCAGGCAAACTTTCTAAATAACAACTACTTATATTATATCTCATGGACACTGAGGCTTACAATGtaaatcagtggattgtctggacaaGACTAAATTGTTTATGGCATCACTACATGCctgtaatatttctgagtgtagcAGTGAAAAAGCACCAGAACAAACAATTATTGTGATAGTATGACCTACCTAGCAACTTAATTTTCTGTACATTGCCATAAACATCAAAGAAAGCCCACAGAGGAAGTGTACGGTCTACATGCATCAAGGTGGCAATCTTGTGGTTGTTCCTGGAGTAACGCACCTCACCTGCAATTAAATATAGAAATTTAGCACTCATCTTGTTCATAAGTTTTGAATCAAGTACACTGCACAACCCTTGATCTATTCATCCTAATGATCACCTTCCAACAGCACCGTGTTTAACTTAGAGAGTCTGACAAGCCCACTTTTCCAGGCATTTCCCCACTCAGGTACTCCT encodes:
- the LOC137264972 gene encoding uncharacterized protein; this translates as MFGVWPTLLILILMIMLLMGLVTLGHVVTARHPRCHLCTLIPISTVCVVGIIHVLHYVALLTLASNDPDAEVLKARLQWDYTSIDIVVLAFLWRFCAMSSLTTVQTMKAFVYFVLAAVGRVTMKSIFPQNQLLGVVLQQHHNGLFKYPLMKTFLCGLSLEYFLFYLPAFITMCMFYYKRPAQNTKNEDPSTVPEMKFHQDMCNNCETMSPFLDIMAACMALILLLERPLYILSSYLVHGIPTDLNTTYCLFLCYVLVCWRTTLRTCLTCTN